A portion of the Luteolibacter rhizosphaerae genome contains these proteins:
- a CDS encoding DmsC/YnfH family molybdoenzyme membrane anchor subunit translates to MPATLQRLPAIPTATKSAGASAEVRTLIDVLIAEQKQLQTPIARYSDYHDREPDLAPHYRTLIPLSKPGDGEQYAFEVSLDRCTGCKACVSACHSLNGLDDEEAWRDTGVIRGGRDTPGWQQTITTACHHCADPGCMNGCPVGAYEKDADTGIVRHLDDQCIGCSYCILKCPFDVPKYSKKRGIVRKCDMCHQRLAEGEAPACVQACPTEAIRIVKVARSMEQGAEGKRKAPSFLPGAPDPSITLPTTRYVGRDIPESAVSGDRESLVPQHAHWPLVLMLALTQAGVGLLAGAQGHEVLTILATLIFFAGMGASVLHLGHPLKAWRFFLGLRTSWLSREILAFSLFAPIPPLLAALPYLPEFPFKALIASAASYSVIPLGLIAIFTSVMIYHDTHRTSWRFPLTAARFFGNAASFGALAFLIARPSPLATLIFTAVVIGKMIPELRIIRLSDDRNADWTPDIHTARLQRGPLGTVMDGRFQIALIAIALSLVNPWLSLPLLLVSELLERQLFFQSVYAPKMPGNFGPARAAH, encoded by the coding sequence GTGCCTGCCACGCTCCAACGTCTGCCTGCGATCCCGACTGCTACGAAGTCGGCCGGCGCCTCGGCGGAAGTCCGGACCCTGATCGACGTCCTCATCGCCGAGCAGAAGCAACTGCAGACACCGATCGCCCGTTACTCGGACTACCATGATCGCGAGCCGGATCTGGCACCGCACTACCGCACGCTGATTCCCCTGAGCAAGCCGGGCGATGGCGAGCAATATGCCTTCGAGGTTTCACTGGACCGCTGCACCGGCTGCAAGGCCTGCGTCTCGGCCTGCCATTCGCTGAACGGCCTCGACGATGAAGAAGCTTGGCGCGACACCGGCGTGATCCGCGGCGGGCGCGACACCCCGGGCTGGCAACAGACGATCACCACCGCCTGCCACCACTGCGCCGATCCCGGCTGCATGAACGGCTGCCCGGTGGGAGCCTATGAGAAGGATGCCGACACGGGAATCGTGCGGCACCTCGACGACCAATGCATCGGCTGCTCCTACTGCATTCTTAAGTGCCCCTTCGACGTGCCGAAGTACTCGAAGAAGCGGGGCATCGTCCGCAAATGTGACATGTGCCACCAGCGGCTGGCCGAAGGTGAGGCACCGGCCTGCGTGCAGGCTTGCCCGACCGAGGCGATCCGCATTGTGAAGGTAGCGAGGAGCATGGAGCAAGGAGCTGAGGGCAAGAGAAAGGCTCCTTCATTTCTTCCCGGCGCACCGGATCCCTCGATCACGCTGCCTACGACCCGCTATGTGGGCCGGGACATTCCGGAGAGCGCGGTGTCCGGCGACCGCGAGTCGCTGGTGCCGCAGCATGCGCACTGGCCGCTGGTATTGATGCTGGCGCTGACTCAGGCGGGAGTCGGTCTGCTTGCGGGTGCGCAGGGACACGAGGTGCTGACCATCCTCGCCACGTTGATCTTCTTCGCGGGCATGGGCGCCTCGGTGCTGCACCTCGGCCACCCTTTGAAGGCATGGCGTTTCTTCCTGGGGCTGCGCACCTCCTGGCTGTCGCGGGAGATCCTGGCCTTTTCGCTCTTCGCACCGATCCCGCCGCTGCTCGCGGCGTTGCCCTACCTGCCCGAGTTTCCCTTCAAGGCGCTGATCGCATCCGCGGCAAGCTACTCGGTCATTCCGCTGGGTCTGATCGCGATCTTCACCAGCGTGATGATCTACCACGACACCCATCGTACCTCGTGGCGCTTCCCGCTCACGGCAGCACGTTTCTTCGGGAATGCAGCGTCCTTCGGCGCACTCGCTTTCCTGATCGCGAGGCCTTCCCCGCTGGCCACCCTCATCTTCACGGCCGTGGTGATCGGCAAGATGATCCCGGAATTGAGAATCATCCGGCTCTCCGACGACCGGAACGCGGACTGGACACCTGACATCCACACCGCCCGGCTCCAGCGCGGTCCGCTGGGGACCGTAATGGACGGACGCTTCCAGATCGCCTTGATCGCGATCGCCCTGAGCTTGGTGAATCCTTGGCTTTCGCTTCCGCTCCTCCTCGTCTCCGAACTGCTCGAGCGCCAGCTATTCTTCCAATCGGTTTATGCCCCGAAGATGCCGGGGAACTTCGGACCGGCGCGGGCGGCCCACTGA